AAGTCGATTTCAATATCTTGTTTAAAAGTACGCTCACTCAGGTAGGCGGAAAAATTGGCTATGGTCTGTTGCGTAGGTCTAAATCCATCTACATATGCTATTTGAACAAGAAGTCTGTCAAAATTGGAATTGGTCAAGATATCATTTGCAGAACTTCCAGAAGACAATAAGTTCCCGGATAGGTCAATGTCATCAAGGATTAGCCCCGTGGCAGTAGCAGGATCAATATCAATTTGGTTTGTAGAGATTCCAGAGAGTGCTACAATAAAGTCTTCGGTGTCCTCCCTAAAAGTGTCTTCATTGATATTGACCACTATATTCTGCCTCTCCCCATTGTTTCCATTAAAAGTAAGGGTTCCGGTGTTACTGGTATAGTCGCCGGGTTGGGTCGCCGTTCCGTCCCTAGTCTCAAAGTTTACGGTGAACCCTCCTTCAACGTTCCCACTGAGCCTTACAGGGAAGGTAACCGTACCGGCATTTTCATTAATAGTGATTTCAGTACTCTCAAAAGACAGGGTATTTGCCGCAGGACCATTGTCATTATCATTGGAAGAACAACTTGCCAGGATTAGCGAGGCGAGTAAGGCAAGGGCAAAAATCTTTTTCATAGTTTATTTTTAGTACAAACGGTTCTGCTTTGTATCTAGTATTCACTTAAAGGGTAAGTCTGGCCAAATAGTCGAAATGTTTTCCTTCAACTATCAACTCACAATTAAAGTTTTCCTTTTTGGCATACGTTAGCAGGGTGTTGAAATCCACGTACAGCCAATCAAAAATTGGACCCTTTTTATTTTTATACTGCATTTGGAACTGAACCTCTCCATAATAATCCGTGTTTCCGGGAACCCAATACCCACCATCTTGATCTTCATCAAACATATAGATAATATCGCTTGAATCCAGTAATATTTGGCCGTTTACCGATATCAGTTGTTTTAAATGGGCAAGGAATTTGGGCAATTGACTTAATTTGCCGGGAATTCCAATACCGTTCATCAGTAATAAAAGGGTATCAAACCTTTTTCCAGTATAGTTGCGTATATCCGTACAAACCGTGTGTTTCACCCCCCTTTTTTGGCAGATATCGATGGCGCCTTTGGATTGGTCCAGGCCAATGACATCAAGACCTTTTTCCTGCAAATAAAGCAAATGGTTTCCAGCACCACAACCAATATCCAATACGCGTCCCCTTGAAAGCCGCAGTGCCTCTTGCTCAATTCGAGGCATTTGTCCAAAATCCCGAAACAAATAAGGCAGGGGAAGAACATCGTTTCCATCCAGGGAAGAGGTTGTGGAAATATCTTCGGTGTAATTTCCGGCGTAATAGTCTTGTAGGGCCATTCCAAAAACATCCATTTTCCAAAGGTGTAACTTTTTATTGAGGCAAAAGGTTTGGACTTCATTTTTTATGTTTGTAGGGATGCAAGAAGTAATTAAGGAATTACCGAAAGCTGCGGCCATAAAACGGACGGAGAACAAAAAGTTTTTCCAAAGGCTAAAAAAGAGACCGCCCAAGGATTTGGATTATGTGATGCAGGAGTTGCATGAAGCCGAGTTTTCCAGAACGGATTGCCTACAATGTGCCAACTGTTGTAAGACCACGGGACCCTTGTTCACCAATATGGACATCGATCGTATTTCCAAACATTTTAGAATGAAACCCTCAGCATTCGTAGAGGCCTATCTCAAGGTGGATGAAGATAATGATTATGTGTTGCAACAGCTGCCCTGTGCGTTTTTGGATAGCGATAACCATTGTTCCATTTACGATGTACGGCCAAAGGCTTGCAGGGAATTTCCCCATACGGATCGGAAGAAGTTCCATCAAATCAGTCATCTTACATTAAAGAATGTGGCGATTTGCCCCGCAGCCTTCAATATTGTGGAAGCTATGAAGGCCAGGATCAAGACTTGATGTTTTTGTATTTTTAGGGTATGGAAGAATTGATACGTTATTTTGAGACCATTCCGCCCTTGCACCGTAGTTTGATTTTGGTGGGCGGAATTACGTTCTTTTGGATTTTGGAAGGAATAGTTCCGCTGTTTTCAGTGAAATATAAAAAATGGCGGCATGCCATACCCAACTTCTTCTTTACCCTTACCACCATTATTGTGAATTTGCCACTGGCCTTTATATTGCTCAAAACGTCGGATTGGACCGTGGCCAATGATTTTGGTATTATCAATTGGTTGCCGGAAATGCCACTCTGGCTCTATGTCCTGGCAGGGGTGCTATTGCTGGATCTAATAGGTGCGTATACGGCCCATCTGGTGGAGCATAAGGTAAAACCACTATGGATGATTCATTTGGTACACCATTCGGATCATCATGTGGATACGACAACGGCCAATCGACATCATCCTTTGGAGAGTGTTATTCGCTATCTATTCACATTGATCGGTGTCTTTGTGGTGGGGGCGCCCATTGGGATCATTATGTTGTATCAAAGTCTTTCCGTGGTACTGTCGCAGTTCAATCATGCCAATATCAGGCTGCCCAAAAAAGTGGATAAGGCCCTGAGTTGGATTGTTATATCGCCCGATATGCATAAGGTACACCATCACTACGTTTTGCCTTACACGGATTCCAATTACGGCAATATTTTCTCCATTTGGGACAGATTGTTTGGGACCTATATGTATTTGGAACCCGAAAAGATCATCTATGGGGTGGATACCTTTCCCGATGAAAAGGAGAATAGCAGTATCGTTGGACTCTTAAAACAGCCTTTTAATAAATATAGGAGGCCAACCACAGCGGTGCAGGAACAACACCAATAGTTTACCCTTTGATTACAGTGCATTTTGTAGTGTAGGACACAAAATTTAAAAAACAGGCGTTAAGGGTACAACAAATATTTTTTCCTCACGGAATGAAAGCGGTCTAGGTCCTTTTGCCATGTAGCCTTGATTTCAGTTTCGGAGCGTCCGGCTTCAATATGTTGTTGGAGTGTTGAGGTACCGGCGTGTTTCGTAAATCCCGAAGTGTTGAAAAACATGGACTTGTCCGTACAGTTTTGATACGCATCAATGAGCCATTGCAAGGAGACTTCCTGCATTCTGGAATGTGTTGATAGGTCCTTTCCAAAACAGGCCTTGCCTTCTTCCTTAGGATATTTGGAACCAAAATTTGGTTTGGGAACATAACTGAAATCATAAGCAGTACTATCCAAAAAAGAAGCACCATAGCGTTGAAATTGGAATTCCGTTCCTCGTCCGGCATTGATGTTGGTCCCCTCAAAAAGACCTAAACTTGGATAAAGGGTGATGGCCGTGTCATTGGGTAAATTGGGGGAAGGACGAATGGACAGGGAATACCCGGATTCATGACGATAGTTTTCCAAAGGAACCACGGTGAGATTGGCTTTCAAATCATTCTCCAACCAACCTTCCCCATTGACCATTTGCGCATATTCACCAATGGTCATTCCATAGACCAAGGGTATCTCGTTCATCCCCAAAAAAGAGGTGTGTTCCGGTTCCATAGTGGGACCGTCAACATAATGCCCATTGGGATTGGGCCGGTCCAATAGTACCAACGGAACATTGGCTTCGGCACAAGCCTCCATCATCAACTGTAAGGTGGCGATATAAGTGTAAAATCGGACGCCAACATCCTGTATGTCAAAAAGGATAATATCCAGGCCCTGTAGCTGTTCCTGGGAAGGTTTCCTATTTTTTCCATACAGTGAAATAATGGGCAGCCCAGTTTTGGTATCCACCCCGTCGCTAACTTTTTCCCCGGCGTCTGCCTTACCCCTAAAACCGTGTTCAGGTGCGAAGACTTTTTTAATTGCTATGTTGCGGGAAAGCAGGGAGTCCACTAAATGGGTGTAGCCATGCGAATGAAAAACCACGGAAGTTTGGTTGGCCACCACTCCCACTTTTTGGTCCTGTAGCAAAGGTAAATAGTCAGCGGTCCTATTGGCTGCAACAACAATTGCCT
The sequence above is a segment of the Muricauda sp. SCSIO 64092 genome. Coding sequences within it:
- a CDS encoding class I SAM-dependent methyltransferase, whose amino-acid sequence is MALQDYYAGNYTEDISTTSSLDGNDVLPLPYLFRDFGQMPRIEQEALRLSRGRVLDIGCGAGNHLLYLQEKGLDVIGLDQSKGAIDICQKRGVKHTVCTDIRNYTGKRFDTLLLLMNGIGIPGKLSQLPKFLAHLKQLISVNGQILLDSSDIIYMFDEDQDGGYWVPGNTDYYGEVQFQMQYKNKKGPIFDWLYVDFNTLLTYAKKENFNCELIVEGKHFDYLARLTL
- a CDS encoding YkgJ family cysteine cluster protein, which encodes MQEVIKELPKAAAIKRTENKKFFQRLKKRPPKDLDYVMQELHEAEFSRTDCLQCANCCKTTGPLFTNMDIDRISKHFRMKPSAFVEAYLKVDEDNDYVLQQLPCAFLDSDNHCSIYDVRPKACREFPHTDRKKFHQISHLTLKNVAICPAAFNIVEAMKARIKT
- a CDS encoding sterol desaturase family protein, translating into MEELIRYFETIPPLHRSLILVGGITFFWILEGIVPLFSVKYKKWRHAIPNFFFTLTTIIVNLPLAFILLKTSDWTVANDFGIINWLPEMPLWLYVLAGVLLLDLIGAYTAHLVEHKVKPLWMIHLVHHSDHHVDTTTANRHHPLESVIRYLFTLIGVFVVGAPIGIIMLYQSLSVVLSQFNHANIRLPKKVDKALSWIVISPDMHKVHHHYVLPYTDSNYGNIFSIWDRLFGTYMYLEPEKIIYGVDTFPDEKENSSIVGLLKQPFNKYRRPTTAVQEQHQ
- a CDS encoding exo-beta-N-acetylmuramidase NamZ domain-containing protein translates to MSIFSIFKVTVLSLCFCFVSCGQKQNPKPAEERKAIVVAANRTADYLPLLQDQKVGVVANQTSVVFHSHGYTHLVDSLLSRNIAIKKVFAPEHGFRGKADAGEKVSDGVDTKTGLPIISLYGKNRKPSQEQLQGLDIILFDIQDVGVRFYTYIATLQLMMEACAEANVPLVLLDRPNPNGHYVDGPTMEPEHTSFLGMNEIPLVYGMTIGEYAQMVNGEGWLENDLKANLTVVPLENYRHESGYSLSIRPSPNLPNDTAITLYPSLGLFEGTNINAGRGTEFQFQRYGASFLDSTAYDFSYVPKPNFGSKYPKEEGKACFGKDLSTHSRMQEVSLQWLIDAYQNCTDKSMFFNTSGFTKHAGTSTLQQHIEAGRSETEIKATWQKDLDRFHSVRKKYLLYP